One Cryptomeria japonica chromosome 9, Sugi_1.0, whole genome shotgun sequence genomic window carries:
- the LOC131038860 gene encoding subtilisin-like protease SBT4.14, which produces MAVPGTNHFLCSAFLFVMMFLCASGFEDLEDKKLYVVYMGSTPSKGYGDSLKAAVPVYLGMLKSVHGSDEEAQNSLMVSYGKSFRGFAAMLSPSHAQKLSDMHGVVSVFESKKLQPLTTRSWDFIGFPASAQTNHLDYQSDIIIGVLDSGIWPESESFTDKGLGPVPPKWKGGCSTNSNFPACNRKLIGAKYYRSFTTVPPKEDHLSPRDRIGHGTHTSSTAAGNFIKNASLYGLAPGDSRGGVPGARVAAYKICWAGEGCGDADILSAFDDAIHDGVDIISVSLGSTIAYPYFQDANAIGAFHAMKSGILVSTSAGNSGPIIPSVTNNSPWSLTVAASSIERQMNTQILLGNNISITGIAVNTYTMEKQWYPLVYGEDVANVSGGYTPENSRACLSGSLDHEKVEGKIVLCNRTTDPPDLSVLHAGGAGTIIISENNPDVGSLFLTPASVITNEQAKPVLPYIRSTRSPVAKIQKTADAKATAPIVPAFSSRGYNSITLDILKPDITAPGVDILASFVPNTSLTDQSEDKRFSNFNIISGTSMSCPHASGAAGFVKSYHQDWSPAAIKSALMTTASVLDPKLPGNEDAEFGYGAGQINPLKAIDPGLVYDVGVKDYINMLCKDETYNDTTLRSVTGDNSNCNNIAKVKNGARELNYPSIMIYTDPIKSFQAKFPRTVTNVGVAKSTYKAIITPPSGIKVTVEPSQLSFSSINQKLSYTVTVEGGSLDDNTLLSGALTWSNGKYTVRSPITVFTPST; this is translated from the exons ATGGCAGTCCCGGGGACAAACCATTTTCTCTGCTCGGCATTTCTGTTTGTGATGATGTTTCTCTGCGCATCTGGGTTTGAGGACCTAGAAGATAAAAAG CTTTATGTAGTCTACATGGGCTCTACTCCGTCAAAAGGTTATGGGGACTCCCTCAAAGCAGCTGTTCCTGTGTACCTTGGAATGCTAAAATCTGTACACGGAAG CGATGAGGAAGCTCAGAATTCTTTGATGGTTAGTTATGGAAAGAGCTTTCGTGGGTTTGCAGCTATGCTTTCTCCATCCCATGCCCAAAAACTATCAG ATATGCATGGCGTGGTTTCGGTGTTTGAGAGCAAGAAGCTGCAACCCTTGACTACTAGATCGTGGGATTTCATCGGTTTCCCTGCATCTGCTCAAACAAATCATCTGGATTATCAGAGCGACATCATCATTGGTGTTTTGGACTCTG GAATATGGCCAGAATCAGAGAGTTTTACGGACAAGGGATTAGGTCCTGTCCCCCCCAAATGGAAGGGAGGCTGCAGCACAAATTCTAATTTTCCTGCCTGCAACAG GAAACTTATAGGGGCAAAGTACTATCGTAGTTTCACCACAGTTCCTCCTAAAGAAGATCACTTGTCTCCAAGAGATAGAATAGGCCATGGGACACACACCTCCTCTACAGCTGCTGGAAATTTTATCAAAAATGCAAGCCTTTACGGTCTTGCTCCAGGGGACAGTCGAGGTGGAGTCCCTGGTGCAAGGGTTGCTGCATACAAGATTTGTTGGGCTGGTGAGGGCTGTGGGGATGCAGATATTCTTTCAGCCTTTGATGATGCTATCCATGATGGTGTCGATATTATTTCTGTGTCACTTGGATCTACCATTGCATACCCCTACTTTCAGGATGCCAATGCCATTGGAGCATTTCATGCAATGAAGAGTGGAATTCTTGTATCTACTTCTGCTGGAAATAGTGGACCTATTATACCATCTGTTACAAATAATTCTCCTTGGTCTCTAACTGTGGCAGCAAGTAGCATTGAGCGCCAGATGAACACTCAAATTCTTCTTGGAAACAACATTTCAATAACG GGGATTGCTGTAAATACATACACGATGGAGAAACAATGGTATCCTTTAGTATATGGAGAAGATGTTGCTAATGTTTCTGGGGGCTATACTCCAGAAAATTCTAG AGCTTGCTTATCTGGTTCTCTGGATCACGAAAAGGTTGAAGGAAAAATCGTCCTTTGCAATAGAACTACCGATCCCCCAGATCTCTCAGTTCTTCATGCAGGCGGTGCGGGTACTATTATAATTAGTGAAAATAATCCTGACGTGGGCTCCTTATTTTTAACCCCTGCATCAGTAATTACTAATGAACAGGCAAAACCTGTCTTGCCGTACATAAGGTCAACAAG GTCTCCAGTTGCAAAAATTCAAAAGACTGCCGATGCCAAAGCTACTGCACCAATAGTGCCTGCATTCTCATCGCGAGGTTACAATTCAATCACACTGGATATCCTCAAG CCAGATATCACTGCACCAGGTGTGGACATTTTGGCATCTTTTGTACCAAATACTTCACTGACTGACCAATCTGAAGACAAAAGGTTCTCCAACTTTAATATAATATCGGGAACATCCATGTCATGCCCTCATGCTTCAGGAGCAGCAGGGTTTGTTAAGTCTTATCATCAAGATTGGTCCCCTGCTGCAATTAAATCAGCTCTCATGACTACAG CATCAGTATTGGATCCAAAGTTGCCAGGAAATGAGGATGCAGAATTTGGTTATGGAGCTGGGCAAATCAATCCATTGAAGGCAATCGACCCGGGGCTTGTTTATGATGTAGGTGTAAAAGACTACATCAATATGCTTTGTAAGGATGAAACATACAATGATACCACTTTACGTTCGGTGACAGGAGACAACAGTAATTGCAATAATATAGCAAAAGTTAAAAATGGAGCACGAGAACTAAACTACCCTTCAATAATGATTTATACTGATCCAATAAAATCGTTTCAAGCTAAATTTCCAAGGACTGTTACCAATGTAGGAGTTGCCAAAAGTACATACAAGGCTATTATTACTCCACCATCTGGAATCAAAGTAACAGTGGAACCAAGTCAGTTATCATTTTCATCAATAAACCAGAAGTTGTCGTATACTGTTACAGTTGAAGGTGGATCTCTAGACGACAACACATTGCTCTCAGGCGCCTTAACATGGAGTAATGGTAAATACACTGTGAGAAGCCCAATAACTGTGTTTACTCCCTCAACGTAG